AATCCTAgtcctatatgtggatgacattctgTTGGCTTGCAGCGATAAGGATATGATGCATGAGACCAAGAGATTTGTCTTCAAATTATGATATGAAGGATCTCGGTAAAGTCTTGTATGTCCTTGGCATTGAGATTCATCGAGATGGGTCCAAATGAACATTGGGACTATCTCAAAAGGCATACTTTGAGAGAGTGCTAAAGAAATACAATAGGCATAAGTGCTCTTCCTCGCCTGCCCCTATAGTCAAGGGTGATAAGTTTGGGACATTCCAATGTCCAAGGAACCAAAATGAAACTGATAGATGAAATCGGTTCCTTACGCTTAAGTTGTTGAAAGCATCATGTATGCTCAAGTATGTACACGCCCAGACCTAGCTTTGGTAACTGGATGCTTGGTAGATTCCAATCTAATCCAGGACCAGACCACCTGGAAGGCCACAAAGAAAGTGGTGTTACATGGAAGGCACTAAGAATTTCATGCTTACATATAGGAAGTCTGATAACCTAGAAGTTATTGGTTATTCAGACTCTGATCTTGCCAGGTGTGTGGATAGTAAAATCCATGTCAGATTATATATTCACACTCACTGGAGGAGATATCATGGAAAAGCTCCAAGCAAACGATAAATGCCTCATTTACGATGCATGCGGAATTAATAGCATCCTATGAGGCCACCGGGCAGGCTGTATGGCTGAAGAATTTCATTCCCGGACTTAAAGTGGTACAGAACATTTTCAAACCACTAACATTGTACTGTGATAATGAACTCGCAGTTTTCTATGTGAGTAACAACATGTCAAGTGTTCCTACCAAGCACATTGACATAAGGTATCATGTTGTGAAAGATAGAATCCCATATCAAACTATTAATGTTAAGCATATCAATACGACAATGCTTGCAAATCCACTTACTAAAGGCTTACCACAAAGTATTTTTTGAGCATCTCGCCGGCATGGGTTTAATGGAAGTCTTTTGATCTTGGAAATATGGGACCACTAATATGAACCACTAGTATGATCCCTCGCAAACCTCGCCATCGGCTCCTCGTCGCTTTCCTTGATGTTGTCCGGCTCCTTAACAACAATGCAGGGGCCAGCTTGACCTGGCTGGACTCAATAGTCACCGGCGGCCCGAAAAGCTCCTTCGCCTGCCGAGACTCAATCTCCGAAAAGTTGAGCCTCTCGCGCGCCAAGGGGCTCCACGCGGCGATGTCGACCATCGGCAAGGTGCCAAGCCAGTACCATCGGCCACCATGCTATAACTCGTTGCCGAACCAATCGGACGGCTGAAGCCCCACCCCTCCCTGAAGCCGGCTTTGCCCTTACCGTTTGGCAGCATGGCGGCTGCGGCGGGTCAGCCGGGGAAGGAGGCAGAGATGACGAGAGGTGAGGAGGATCAGGCGGCGGCGCGACAGATGTGGTGAATTTCGACTGTGGATGCGGCGGATTTCAGCAGATTACGGCAACAATGGCGCGATTTTGTCGGTTTGACGGCTGGGGATGAAGAGAGACGAGTGGATTCGGCGGTCGCGGatctggaggcggcggcggcgtgggcggtcAGGCGCAGCTGTGGTTGGAGGTCGCGGGGGCTGGCTGCAGGCCATTTTGGTTTTGCAGCAGCTGCCCGCATGTACATTTGCAGCACTGGCTGCCGCATTTTAGGGCTGCCCAAAAAAAGTTTTGCAAAATTTTTGTGATGGGGCAGCTATGGAGGACGTTTGTTTGGTCCCAAGTGCCCTAAAAAGAGCTAGTGCCCTAAAATAGGGCAGctactggagatgctctaatctgATCTAGGGGAGAGTTGCGCGACGGGAAGACCTCCTCCAACCTCTGCTCTGGTACCAGGGCAGTGCCGCTAGTGCCCAAAGGAACGCCGCTATCCGTTGCGATCGAGTACGCCAAGCTTGCATCAAGCAGGCATGGGACATCGCATCATCAACACCAATGGCTGCTCCCATTTGTGATAAGATCTTAACCCACCCTCTGCTCATTATGCAATTAGGTGATCTGATGCTAGGCTTACGATCCTATAATGTCATGCCTAATGAACTATATTCAACAAGACTAACTTCAGAAAAACATGTCAAACCTGAGTGTCGCTTTTATACTACAATATTTGCATGCCTTGAAACTTCATTTTGATGTACAAACAGGTCTGGCCTGTGGCATATTAGTGTGAGGCTTGACCAAATTAACCGCTCAAACACATAAAACTTTGTTTCATTGACTTACACCGATTCATCACAACTGGTGCTCTATTTATGTTGCTTTTAAGAAGATTCACCGGAAATTTCTCTCTATCTTTACCTAGAGTTGGCACATTCACTTTGATAAAACAACACTAGTCCAATTTATACGATTTGCATATGTTGCCTTTACCTGCCAAATTTTCAAAAGATAACAGGCTTTTATATTGCACTTTACCTGACTGTTAACGTCAACACCAGTAGAAGACTTTGCAGTAGTTGCATCTGATTCATTACTACTATCTATCTAACAAAAAAAGATTTGAATGTGAGAAAGGGAAATTAATTAACACATATGAACACTAAAAAAAAGTAGAAATAGTGCACCTGGGGTAGCAGCTGATCCTCTGTACCTTAGTTTTGCTGTAGCGCTATCCTGCGCACAGACAATATCACTGGAGTTTGATTCTTCTTGCAAGCACCACTTTGATAGAGAAAAATGTGGGTTTGATTCTGAAACATGATTAAAGAAAAGCTCATGACTTGCACATTGAACTATAACTCTAGTAGTTTGGAGAAGATACAAAGATTAGACTCCATAAGAAAACAAGGATGATTGCCATAGCAGCTCTGAGTTGTCGATAACGATTGTCAACTGAAATAATACACAGGTGGTTACCTGATGGTTGCAAGTCTGCAGGATAAACTACTTGCAGCTTAGTGGCTGCAGATTGCTCTTTATGATCAAACAGCATACTTGAAACACGTGATGCGCCCATCGAGTGGCGAGCACTTGCCAGATCAAGCCAACCCTAAGAAAATAAAGAACATCATTCACGTTTATTTCTGAACCGCAACAGTACAGTACTGCATTAGGCAAACAGTTCTCCAGTAAATTCTCACAAAAGCACTGTCGCATAGCAACTTTCGAACTAGATGCAAAAAACCTAGATCCGGATGGTAGGTAGCAATACAACATGGATAAAATCATCAGAGCAAACTACTGCTCAGCAACCTTCTTTCTACTCTGAAGGTTGAAATTGCATAACAGCTTTTTTTCTGTACCTGGCGAAGAGCGGAGGAGAGCGAATCCATCAGGAGGAGGTAGCCGTCCGCCGAGTCCATGAATCGCAGGATCTCTTCGTCGTCTCCCCCgagttcctccgccgccgccgccgtattaTTGGTCTCTTCCACTCGAGGGACCGGTCCCATGTGCTGCAgcacctcccctgccgccgccgtcgccgtggccATCGATCCAATCCTGACACGCCCAAACCCTTTTGGTGAGAAAAATTGATCGGTTTGGGGATCTGCCAGCGAATTGGCCGAGGCGAGGTCCAAGGAGACTCGGTGTTGCTTAAAGATCCGTGCCAAGACGGTGATATTGACCGTACCTATAGCACGACCTCAAAATTCAAGGTTTTTTTTTCCTTACAATTACAAATCCTCTATTTCCTAAATAAATACTCGCAACTTCGGGCTTTTCTTATGTGATGATCTTCGAATATGTTCCTCTATAATTTAATATTGGGCAGTGCGACGCGTTCGCCGGCTGATAAACTGGTTAGATCAACCGCCTCGGTAGCCATCAGATCTACCGCCCCAGTCAACCAAGAACCTTTGCAACAACTAGCTTATTGCGCTTAGGGGCTTTGAAAGAAGGGCCTTGTTGCAAAGGTCCACCGAAACAAAGCGGCTGCCccgctgatacgtcttcaatgtatctataatttttgattgctccatgctatattatctattgttttgaacattattgggctttattatccacttttatattatttttgggactaacctattaaccggaggcccagcccagaattgctgtttttttcctgttttagggtttcgaagaaaagaaatatcaaactaagtccaaacggaatgaaaccttcggaaacgtgattttctcatcagataagacccaggagacttgaacCTCCGTCAAGAAAgtcacgaggcggtcacgagggtggagggcgcgtccccctgcctcgtgggcccctcgaagctccaccgacgtacttcttcctcccatatatatccgcccaaacgatcagatacggagccaaaaacctaattccaccgtcgcaagtTTCTGTATccataagatcccatcttgggacctgttccggagctccgccagagggggcatcggtcacggagggcttctacatcatcatccaagcctcttcgatgaagtgtgagtagtttatttcagacctacgggtccatagctagtagctagatggcttcttctctctttttggatctcatctccccctctctcgtggagatatattcgatgtaatcttctttttgtggtgtgtttgttgagattgatgaattgtgggtttatgatcaagtctatctatgaataatatttgaatctcctctgaattcttttatgtatgattggttatctttgcaagtctcttcgatttatcagtttggtttggcctactagattggttgttcttgccatgggagaagtgcttagctttgggttcgatcttgcggtgtcctttgccagtgacagaaggggcagcaagtcacgtattgtatcgttaccatcgaggataacaagatggggttttatcatattgcatgaaactatccctctacatcatgtcatcttgcttaaaggcgttactctgtttttaacttaatactctagatgcatgctggatagcggtcgatgaatggagtaatagtagtagatgcagacaggagtcggtctacttgtcttggacgtgatgcctatatacatgatcatacctagatattctcataaatatgctcaattctgtcaattgctcaacagtaatttgttcacccattgtagaatacttatgctcttgagaaaagtgttggggaacgttgcaaaaaacaaaaaatttcctacggtttcaccaagatccatctagaagttcatctagcaacgagtgattggattgcatctacatacctttgtagatcacgcgcgaaagcgttcaaagaacggggatgaggaaggcgtactcgacgtgatccaaatcaccggagatcctagcgccgaacggacggcacctccgcgttcaacacacgtacggtcagcgtaacgtctcctccttcttgatccagtaaggggaaaggagaggttgagggagatggctccaacagcagcacgacggcgtggtggtgatggagctgcaatactccggcagggcttcgctaagcactatggaggaggaggatgtgttggagagggagagggaggcaccaaaggcgtggttgagaggccctccttcccccactatatatagggagcccggggggggcgccggcctaggagatccaatctcctagggggcggcggccaagggaggactccctcctccccaaggcacctaggaggtgccttccccctttggggcTCTTCCCTTCtagaaccctaggcgcatgggcctcttggggctggtgcccttggcccatataggccaaggcgcaccccctacagcccatgtggccccccggggcaggtggccccatccggtggacccccgggatccttccggtagtcccggtacaataccggtgaccccgaaacttgtcccgatgcccgaaatagcacttcctatatataattctttacctccggaccattccggaactcctcgtgacgtccgggatctcatccgggactccgaacaacattcgggttactgcatatacatatccctacaaccctagcgtcaccgaaccttaagtgtgtagaccctacgggttcgggagacatgtagacatgaccgagatcgctctccggtcaataaccaacagcgggatctggatacccatgttggctcccacatgttcctcgatgatctcaccggatgaaccacgatgtcgaggattcaagcaaccccgtatacaatccctttgtcaatcggtacattacttgcccgagatttgatcgtcggtatcccaatacctcgttcaatctcgttaccggcaagtcactttactcgtaccgtaatgcatgattccgtgaccagacacttggtcactttgaactcattatgatgatgcattaccgagtgggcccagtgatacctctccgtcatacggagtgacaaatcccagtcttgattcgtgttaacccaacagacattttcggagatacccgtagtatacctttatagtcacccagttacgttgtgacgtttggtacacccaaagcactcctacggtatccgggagttacacgatctcatggtctaaggaaaagatacttgacattggaaaactctagcaaacgaactatacgatcttgtgctatgtttaggattgggtcttgtccatcacatcattctcctaacgatgtgatctcgttatcaatgacatccaatgtccatagtcaggaaaccatgactatctgttgatcaacgagctaggcaactagaggcttactagggacatgttggtgtctattattcacacatgtattacgatttccggataacacaattatagcatgaataaagacaattatcatgaacaaggaaatataataataatgcttttattattgcctctagggcatatttccaacagtctcccacttgcactagagtcaataatctagttacattgtgatgaatcgaacacccatggaattctagtgttgatcatgttttgctctagggagaggtttagtcaacggatctgctacattcaggtccgtgtgtactttacaaatatctatgtctccatcttgaacattttcacgaatggagttgaagcgacgcttgatgtgccttgtcttcttgtgaaacctgggctccttggcaagagcaatagctccagtgttgtcacagaagagcttgatcggccccgatgcattgggtatgactcctaggtcggtgatgaactccttcaccaaaattgcttcatgcgctgcctccgaggctgccatgtactccgcttcacatgtagattcctCCACGactctttgcttgcaactgcaccagcttactgccccaccattcaaaatatacacgtattcggtttgtgacttagagtcatccagatctgtgtcgaagctagcgtcgatgtaaccctttacgacgagctcttcgttgcctccataaacgagaaacatttccttagtcctttttaggtacttcaggatattcttgaccgctgtccagtgttccttgccgggattactttggtaccttcctaccaaacttacggcaaggtttacatcaggtctggtacacagcatggcatacataatagaacctatggctgaggcataggggatgacactcatctcttctatatcttctgccgtggtcggacattaagctgagctcaatttcacaccttgcaacacaggcaagaaccccttcttagactgatccatattgaacttcttcaatatattatcaaggtatgtgctttgtgaaagacctatgaggcgtcttgatctatctctgtagatcttgatgcctaatatataagcagcttctccaaggtccttcattgaaaaactcttattcaagtaggccttaatgctatccaagagttctatatcatttcccatcaaaagtatgtcatctacatataatatgagaaatgctacagagctcccactcactttcttgtaaacgcatgcttctccataagtctgcgtaaactcaaacgctttgatcatctcatcaaagcgaatgttccaactccgagatgcttgcaccagcccataaatcgagcgttggagcttgcacactttgtcagcattcttaggatcaacaaaaccttccggttgcatcatatacaattcttccttaaggaaaccattaaggaatgccgttttgacgtccatttgccatatttcataatcatagaatgcggcaatagctaacatgattcggacggacttcagcttcgctaccggtgagaaagtctcatcgtagtcaaccccttgaacttgtcgataacccttagcgacaaggcgagctttatagatggtcacattaccatccacgtctgtcttcttcttaaagatccatttattttctatggctcgccgctcaacgggcaagtcagtcaaagtccatacttcgttttcatacatggatcctatctcggatttcatggcttctagccatttgtcggaattcgggcccgccatcgcttcttcatagttcgaaggttcaccgttgtccaacaacatgatttccaagacaggattgctctaccactctggtgcggaacgtgtccttgtggacctatgaatttcagtaggagcttgatcagaagtatcttgatcattatcattaacttcctctctagtcggtgcaggcacctcaggaacattttcttgagttgcgccattttccggttcaagaggcaatacttcatcaagctctactttcctcccacttacttctttcgagagaaactctttctctagaaaggacccattcttggcaacaaagatcttgccttcggatctgaggtagaaggtatacccaatagtttctttagggtatcctatgaagacgcatttttccgatttgggttcgagcttttcaggttgaagtttcttgacataagcatcgcatctccaaacttttagaaacgacagcttaggtttcttcccaaaccataattcaaacggtgtcgtctcaacgaatttcgacggagccctatttaaagtgaatgcggcagtctctaaagcatagccccaaaaagatagcggtaaatcggcaagagacatcatagatcgcaccatatctaataaagtgcgattacgacgttcggacacaccattacgctgaggtgttccaggcggcgtgagctgtgaaactattccacattttcttaagtgtgtgccaaacccgtgactcaagtattctcctccacgatctgatcgtaggaacttgatttttctgtcacgttgattctcaacctcactctgaaattccttgaacttttcaaaggtctcagacttgtgtttcattaagtagacatacacatatctactcaagtcatcagtgagggtgagaacataacgatagccaccgcgagcctcaacactcattggaccgcacacatcagtatgtatgatttccaataagtcggttgctcgctccattgttcctgagaatggagtcttggtcattttacccatgaggcatggttcgcacgtgtcaaatgattcgtaatcaagagactctaaaagtccatcagtatggagcttcttcatgcgtttgacacctatgtgaccaaggcggcagtgccacaagtatgtgggactatcattatcaatcttacatcttttggtattcacactatgaatatgtgtagcattacgctcgagattcattaagaataaactattcaccatcagagcatgaccataaaacatatctctcatataaatagaacaaccattattctcgaatttaaatgagtagccatctcgaattaaacgagatcccgatacaatgttcatgctcaaacttggcactaaataacaattattgaggttcaaaactaatcccctaggtaaatgtagaggtagcgtgccgacggcgatcacatcgaccttggaaccattcccgacgcgcatcgtcacctcgtccttcgccagtctccgcttattccgcagctcctgctttgagttacaaatgtgtgcaactacaccggtatcaaatacccaggagctactacgagtactggtaaggtacacatcaattacatgtatatcacatatacctttcgttttgccggccttcttgtccgctaagtatttggggcagttccgcttccagtgaccactttccttgcaataaaagcactcagtctcgggcttggttctattctttggcttcttcctggcagcttgcttgccgggcgcggcaactcccttggcgtctttcttgaaggttttcttacccttgcctttcttgaacttagtggttttattcaccatcaacacttgatgttcctttttgacttctacctctgctgatttcagcattgcaaatacttcaggaatggtcttttccatcccctgcatattgaagttcatcacaaagctcttgtagctcggtggaagcgactgaaggattctgtcaatgaccgcatcatccgggagattaactcccagctgagtcaagcggttatgtaactcagatattgtgagtatgtgctcactgacagaactattttcctccatcttacagctgaagaatttgtcggagacttcatatctctcgacccgggcatgagcttggaaaaccattttcagctcttcgaacatctcatatgctccgtgtctctcaaaacgcttttggagccccggctctaagctgtaaaacatgtcgcactgaacgagggagtagtcatcggtacgtgcctgccaagcgttcataacgtcttgttctgcagggagaactggtgcatcacctagcggtgcttgtaggacataatctttcttggcagctatgaggatgatcctcaggttccggacccagtccgtgtagttactgccatcgtctttcagcttggttttctctaggaatgcgttgaagttgagggctacgttggccatttgatctacaagacatattgtaaagattttagactaagttcatgataattaagttcatctaatcaaattattcaatgaactcccacttagataaacatccctcctgtaatctaagtataacatgatcggagttaactaggccgtgtccgatcatcacgtgagacggactagccaacatcggtgaacatcttcatgttgatcgtatcttctatacgactcatgcccgacctttcggtcttctgtgttccgaggccatgtctgtacatgctaggctcgtcaagtcaacctaagtgttatGCATGTGTAGatatgtcttacacccgttgtatgtgaacgttagaatctatcacacccgatcatcacgtggtgcttcgaaacaacgaactgtcggaacggtgcacagttagggggaacactttcttgaaattattatgagggataatcttatttactaccgtcgttctaagtaaacaagatgcaaaaacatgataaacatcacatgcaatcaaataataatagtgacatgatatggccaatatcacatagctcctttgatctccatcttggggctccatgatcatcttgtcaccgcatgacaccatgatctccatcatcgtgtctccatgaagttgctcgccgactattacttctactactatggctaacgcgtttagcaataaagtaaagtatttacatggcgtttctcaatgacacgcaggtcatacaaaaaatatagacaactcctatggctcttgccggttgtcatactcatcgacatgcaagtcgtgattcctattacaatagcatgaacatctcatacatcacatatagatcattcatcattcatcacaactttggccatatcatatcacaaagtacttgctgcaaaaacaagttagacgtcctctaattgttgttgcaagttttacgtggctgaagtagggttctagcaagaacgttttcttacctacgtgaaagccacaacgtgatttgtcaacttctatttacccttcataaggacccttttcattgaatccgctctaactaaagtgggagagacagacacccgccagccaccttatgcaacttgtgcatgttagtcggtggaaccggtctcacgtaagcgtacgtgtaaggttggtccgggccgcttcatcccacaataccgttgaagcaagataagactagtagcggcaagaaagttgacaacatcaacgcccacaacaaattgtgttctactcgtgcaagagaactacgcatagacctagctcatgatgccactgttggggaacgttgcagaaaacaaaaaaatttctacggtttcaccaagatccatctaggagttcatctagcaacgagtgattggattgcatctacatacctttatagatcacgcgcggaagcgttcaaagaacggggatgaggaaggcgtactcgaagtgatccaaatcaccggagatcctagcgccgaacggacggcacctccgcgttcaacacacgtacagtcagcgtaacgtctcctccttcttgatccagcaaggggaaaggagaggttgagagagatggctccagcagcagcacgacggcgtggtggtgatggagctgcaatactccggcagggc
The window above is part of the Triticum aestivum cultivar Chinese Spring chromosome 2A, IWGSC CS RefSeq v2.1, whole genome shotgun sequence genome. Proteins encoded here:
- the LOC123189745 gene encoding coiled-coil domain-containing protein 115; amino-acid sequence: MATATAAAGEVLQHMGPVPRVEETNNTAAAAEELGGDDEEILRFMDSADGYLLLMDSLSSALRQGWLDLASARHSMGASRVSSMLFDHKEQSAATKLQVVYPADLQPSESNPHFSLSKWCLQEESNSSDIVCAQDSATAKLRYRGSAATPDSSNESDATTAKSSTGVDVNSQVQKARSKALSVFGALVSPKLRTAQVSFETALELIVELANARSAILSSFSQIKHEA